The bacterium region AAAAAGCGGCTACGTGCTTGGAGGGGAACAATCAGGCCATACGATCTTTTCAGACGTTTCAACGACGGGAGACGGCACGCTTTCCGCGCTGAAGGTCGTGGAGGTCATGAGGCGTACTGGGAAGCCACTCTCAGAACTCGCTAAGGTGTTTCGTCACTTTCCTCAGAAGTTAATCAACGTCGCCGTTAGAGAAAAGCCCGACTTTGAAACACTTCCGTCGGTTACTGAAGTGCTTCATCAGGTCGAGGACGAGCTTGGTGAAAGTGGTCGTGTCCTCCTGCGCTACTCTGGCACTGAGAATAAGGCACGTGTAATGGTGGAATGCGAACAAACCGAAAAGTGTAAAGAATACGCAAGCCAGATTGCTTCAGCGATAGAACGAGAGATCGGCTCTGTCTGAATTCGGAATCGGTAGGACAAGGGATGAAAGAGGCATTAATTCCTACTGCGCAAGAGATGGCTGCGCTTGATGCTTTTTTCATGGACCAGTCTGGTATTCGCTCACTCGAACTTATGGATCGAGTCGGTAGAGAGATTGCAAGAAGGCTGGATACTTATGGAATTTTTACTCAACTTCCTCCTGAGTTTGGGCGAAGAACAGTCGTTTTGGTAGGTCCTGGGAATAATGGCGGAGATGGCCTCGTTTTAGCCCGCTGCTTACGTGAAGCTCACCGGGTCCCCGTGGCGGTGATTCTTACCCAAAGCTCGGGGCTCTCGTCTGATTGTCAGAAAATGCTCTCTGCATATCTCTCCATAGGTGGCGAATGTTACGTTCTGGACGATAACACCAACGGGAATATTCGCCGTATCGGGAGGCATAGAGATTACATAGCATCGGAACGGCCATTACGAGCGCTCTTCTCTCGAGCTGCTGTTATAGTGGATGCACTACTTGGAACAGGTCAGTCCGGAGCTCCACGGGGAAATATCAAGAATATCCTTGGCTTCGTGAAAGATTATCGAGCTCATACGCCAGAACAGAAAACCCTGTATCTTTCTATCGATGTGCCCACTGGAATATCGGGCGATAGCGGAGAAGTATTCGAAAGTGCATTCAAGGCCGATATTACGCTTACAGTCCAACATCTGAAACTTGGCATGACTCAAGGGAGTGCACCGCTGCATTGCGGAGAAATCCTTCTGATTGATGGGGGAATTAAGGTGCCGGAGTGGCGGTCTCAATTTGTTACGGTAGACAGTGATGTATGCAATGCATTGCCGCCCCGAACAGGAGCGAGTCATAAAGGGACGTTTGGACATGTCTTAATTATTGGTGGTTGTGAGGCGATGCCTGGAGCAGGAATTCTGGCGTCACAAGGCGCATTCGCTACGGGAGCCGGAAAGGTCTCACAGTTGCGATATTCCAGCACTATGGGCGTTCCGCCCGAGGTAATGCAGATTCCTGTTTCAAGCGAAGTCTTCACTCCATCTGCACTTTCGACTCTC contains the following coding sequences:
- a CDS encoding NAD(P)H-hydrate dehydratase — translated: MKEALIPTAQEMAALDAFFMDQSGIRSLELMDRVGREIARRLDTYGIFTQLPPEFGRRTVVLVGPGNNGGDGLVLARCLREAHRVPVAVILTQSSGLSSDCQKMLSAYLSIGGECYVLDDNTNGNIRRIGRHRDYIASERPLRALFSRAAVIVDALLGTGQSGAPRGNIKNILGFVKDYRAHTPEQKTLYLSIDVPTGISGDSGEVFESAFKADITLTVQHLKLGMTQGSAPLHCGEILLIDGGIKVPEWRSQFVTVDSDVCNALPPRTGASHKGTFGHVLIIGGCEAMPGAGILASQGAFATGAGKVSQLRYSSTMGVPPEVMQIPVSSEVFTPSALSTLISRIEAGEFESVVIGPGLGTSDQTRDAVMSLLTTLHDRQIPCVLDADGLNIISATRAAQSNHLLRGMVLTPHLKEAARLLNVSTEAVQRDRVGSVQRLHDAFGATILLKGGGSLVWNGVEGRVNTVSAPFLATAGSGDVLSGVIGGLLAQRLSLLDAASFGMLLHGLAAKELGERPFGSSELAGEISRVLARMI